A window of the Lactuca sativa cultivar Salinas chromosome 5, Lsat_Salinas_v11, whole genome shotgun sequence genome harbors these coding sequences:
- the LOC111920881 gene encoding uncharacterized protein LOC111920881, producing MYPTPLLLKIENMIDDTPLVEYLLVEAVYNEKIATNEDVNEFRTSFFDEMARMFSEILDQNFGSADIRLVVYWLRYRYLCGRQSEGYLAELFGATQDDGEVQDDHQGVDFVVYGAAAAVVLLGVGMLVRVLAHYRHK from the coding sequence ATGTATCCAACTCCACTACTGCTCAAGATTGAAAACATGATTGATGACACGCCTCTCGTTGAGTACTTACTTGTTGAGGCTGTTTATAATGAAAAAATAGCCACTAATGAAGACGTTAACGAGTTTCGCACTAGCTTTTTTGATGAAATGGCCCGTATGTTTTCTGAGATACTTGATCAGAACTTCGGATCTGCAGACATCCGTCTTGTGGTTTATTGGCTAAGATACCGGTATCTTTGTGGACGCCAATCCGAAGGGTATCTTGCAGAACTGTTTGGTGCAACGCAAGATGATGGTGAGGTGCAGGATGATCATCAGGGcgttgattttgtggtttatggtGCTGCTGCTGCGGTTGTTCTTTTAGGGGTTGGTATGCTTGTTAGGGTTTTGGCTCACTATCGACACAAGTAA